From the Terriglobia bacterium genome, one window contains:
- the ybeY gene encoding rRNA maturation RNase YbeY gives MAARVERGKYVIVNRQRKHAIDGAELRRFVPQLVRQLDVENREFAVVFITDAAMRDYNRNYRGYDKSTDVLSFRGDGGCLGDILISSETAYNQARNSGKLSFQSNIHRLIVHGLLHLMGYDHETDNGEMRSIERRLRRKFQC, from the coding sequence ATGGCAGCTCGGGTTGAACGGGGTAAATATGTCATCGTTAACCGGCAGCGCAAGCACGCGATCGACGGTGCAGAACTGCGCCGGTTCGTTCCACAACTGGTGCGGCAGCTGGATGTCGAGAACCGGGAATTCGCGGTCGTCTTTATTACGGACGCAGCAATGCGTGACTATAATCGAAACTACCGCGGCTATGACAAGTCGACGGATGTCCTCTCATTCCGTGGCGACGGCGGCTGCCTGGGCGATATTCTCATCTCGTCCGAGACTGCATATAATCAGGCTCGTAACTCCGGAAAGCTGAGTTTTCAGAGCAATATTCACAGGCTGATTGTTCATGGATTGCTCCATTTGATGGGATACGACCACGAGACGGACAACGGCGAGATGCGGTCGATCGAGCGCCGTCTGCGGCGAAAATTTCAATGCTGA
- a CDS encoding PhoH family protein, translated as MKKSIRMGDGVAEFFGTHDGNIKYLESLLKVQVHIDGESNLMVDGDDANVELVERIVADYAQLRSEGVKFTNGDLKSIIRIISEDTSQSLRGVVSSAKSLQAGKRNVTPKTLNQKLYLEAIEKHDMVFGIGPAGTGKTYLAVSMAVRALLDKKVSRIVLTRPAVEAGERLGFLPGTLQEKIDPYLKPLYDALYDMLDVERVDRHLERGVIEIAPIAFMRGRTLTDSFVILDEAQNTTPEQMKMFLTRIGYGSKAVITGDVTQVDLPLGKLSGLIEARRVISGVEGISFIHFNERDVVRHPLVQRIVRAYEAYSAQNLARQQPLEFGQADGSSG; from the coding sequence ATGAAGAAAAGTATTCGAATGGGCGACGGCGTCGCCGAGTTTTTTGGCACCCACGACGGCAATATCAAATATCTCGAATCCCTCCTTAAAGTTCAGGTTCACATCGACGGCGAAAGCAATCTGATGGTCGACGGCGACGACGCCAATGTCGAGCTGGTGGAACGGATTGTGGCCGATTATGCGCAACTGCGGTCCGAAGGCGTGAAGTTTACGAACGGCGATCTCAAGTCGATCATCCGGATCATCTCCGAAGACACGTCCCAGAGCCTCAGAGGGGTGGTTTCGAGCGCAAAGAGTCTCCAGGCCGGGAAGCGGAATGTCACGCCGAAGACGCTGAACCAGAAGCTCTACCTCGAGGCGATCGAGAAACACGACATGGTTTTCGGCATCGGTCCGGCCGGTACCGGAAAGACCTATCTTGCCGTCAGCATGGCGGTGCGCGCGTTACTGGACAAAAAAGTCAGCCGAATTGTCCTGACCCGTCCGGCCGTCGAGGCGGGCGAGCGCCTTGGATTTCTGCCTGGCACGCTTCAGGAAAAAATCGATCCTTACCTGAAACCGCTCTATGACGCCCTTTATGACATGCTGGATGTGGAGCGGGTGGACCGGCACCTGGAGCGCGGCGTTATCGAGATTGCGCCGATCGCGTTCATGCGTGGCCGGACGCTGACCGACTCGTTTGTGATTCTGGATGAAGCGCAGAACACAACGCCTGAACAAATGAAGATGTTCCTGACGCGAATCGGTTACGGCAGCAAGGCCGTGATTACGGGCGACGTCACACAGGTCGATCTTCCGCTCGGAAAGCTGTCGGGTTTGATTGAAGCCCGCCGTGTGATCTCGGGCGTCGAAGGCATTTCATTCATTCATTTCAATGAGAGAGATGTGGTCCGTCACCCCCTTGTCCAGCGTATCGTCCGCGCCTATGAAGCTTACAGCGCGCAGAATCTCGCGCGGCAGCAGCCGCTCGAGTTCGGTCAGGCGGATGGCAGCTCGGGTTGA
- a CDS encoding hemolysin family protein, whose protein sequence is MLSGTEIFIGIAFVFALLVMSIIDIAFTNVNKVSVRRLVDHPYGKAAPALAEMLEARAEVITSIHVVIQLLLVLGSVLVFTAFQMRAIPFTGTVIGTLVVMMLVIAIFRHLLPRIITMRSPEAVLLRLFTIFRIVHFAMRPVSMPLTAALNYFQRWEEEIEPVKEEETSEEEIQAFIDAGQEEGILEHDEGEMIQSIVHFGDKVAREVMTPRTQIVAVDINSTVDKLLQLIVAKRHARIPVYRDDLDNIEGILHERDLLRIWQRGDKLDNLRPLTNPANFIPETKPVDDLLQEMKEKGDQMVLVVDEYGGISGLITMEDLVEEIVGEIHDDSDGSAEKIVEERKGVIVVSGSLELEALEEKLGVPLVANTDCTTVAGAVVELFGRLPSPGEKIEHGGVEIEVLDADRRRVQRLRLKTLAPKTHE, encoded by the coding sequence ATGCTGAGCGGGACTGAAATCTTCATTGGTATCGCCTTTGTTTTCGCTCTCCTCGTCATGTCGATCATCGACATCGCGTTCACGAACGTGAACAAGGTGTCGGTCCGGCGACTGGTGGACCATCCTTACGGCAAGGCCGCTCCGGCTCTGGCGGAGATGCTGGAAGCACGCGCCGAAGTGATCACGTCGATCCATGTCGTGATCCAGCTTCTGCTGGTGCTGGGATCGGTGCTGGTTTTTACCGCGTTTCAAATGCGGGCGATTCCGTTTACGGGCACCGTCATCGGCACGCTTGTCGTCATGATGCTGGTGATCGCCATCTTCCGGCATCTGTTGCCGCGCATTATCACGATGCGAAGCCCGGAGGCGGTTTTGCTCCGGCTTTTTACGATTTTCAGAATAGTTCATTTCGCCATGCGGCCGGTCTCGATGCCGCTGACCGCGGCGCTGAATTACTTTCAACGCTGGGAAGAGGAAATCGAGCCCGTGAAGGAGGAAGAGACGTCCGAAGAAGAGATTCAGGCATTCATCGACGCGGGCCAGGAAGAAGGCATTCTCGAGCACGACGAAGGCGAGATGATCCAGTCGATCGTCCATTTCGGCGACAAGGTTGCCCGCGAAGTCATGACTCCGCGAACGCAGATCGTCGCGGTCGATATCAACTCGACCGTGGATAAACTGCTGCAGTTGATCGTCGCGAAACGCCACGCGCGGATTCCGGTTTATCGCGACGATCTCGACAATATCGAAGGAATCCTGCACGAGCGCGATCTCCTGCGTATCTGGCAGCGCGGAGATAAGCTCGACAATCTGCGGCCGCTCACGAATCCGGCCAATTTCATTCCTGAAACCAAACCAGTGGACGACCTGCTTCAGGAAATGAAGGAAAAAGGCGATCAGATGGTGCTCGTCGTTGATGAGTACGGCGGCATTTCCGGGCTGATCACCATGGAAGATCTGGTGGAGGAGATTGTCGGCGAGATCCATGACGACTCCGACGGCAGTGCCGAGAAAATCGTTGAAGAGCGGAAAGGCGTCATCGTCGTTTCCGGCAGCCTCGAGCTCGAAGCGCTGGAAGAAAAACTCGGCGTCCCTCTGGTGGCGAATACCGACTGCACGACTGTTGCGGGCGCCGTTGTCGAGCTTTTCGGCAGGCTGCCCTCGCCCGGGGAAAAGATCGAGCATGGCGGCGTCGAGATCGAAGTCCTCGATGCGGACCGCCGCCGCGTTCAGCGTTTGCGGCTGAAGACGCTGGCGCCGAAGACACATGAGTAA